The Candidatus Aminicenantes bacterium region CCGAGGAAACCGTCGGCAAGCTGCACGGCTTCGTTTATGGCAGCGACGGAAAAAAACCGCTGGCCGACGCCGTGGTGCTGATTCGCGAAACCGTTTCGCAAAGGGTCTTCCAGTCGGAAAAGAGCAAAAAAAGCGGTGCCTATGAGATCATCAACATCCTCCCCGGCATCTATTCCGTCGGCATTCAATACAATGGCAAGGACTACAATGTTGATGTGCTGCTGAAGATCGAACCCAAGAAGCAAATGGCCTGCATCACCCTGCCCAAGGTAGAGGAAAAGCCGGGTTATCTGATCCACTGCAAGTCGCCCAAGTGCTTTTTCATCACCCCTTGCGGCTGGGCGTTGGTCGCGGGTGTCACCGCCGGCGTCACGTACGGCATTATAAAGATAGTTGAGAAGCAAACCAGCCCGACGGGGATATAGTTCTAGTAGCCCTCGGTATACGGTTTACGGTTTACGGTTGACGGTAAGAAAAAAGCGATTCATGAAATTTTTTTTATTGGTTTTTTCCTGATAAATTGGTCTGAATCACTTGCCCATGAGGGGCGAATGGGGTAAAATTGACCATACAAGTAATGATGGTATGAAAAAGCTCAGACAATTTTTATCTTATCTCAAGCTTGGCTCAAATGGTCATAATTCCCTCTTTTTTCTTCACCGTCCGCCGTACACCGTCTGCCGTAAACCAATCACTGTCTTATTTCTCATCCTGACCCTAACACTAACACTTTCTTCAGATGATTTCTTTGCTGTTAAAAGCAAGGTCATCTCCGATTCCCAATTCAAGCTTGGTTTTCTATATTTCACGCCGTTGTTGATGGTGGATAATGTCGGCTATACCAGCAGTATTTATACCTACGAAGCCCAGGAAACTCCCGACTGGACCGGAGACGTGGGAGTAGGGCTGCGCGCTTCGGCCATCGTCGCCAACCGCCTTATCCTGCAAGCCGAGGATCTACCCATTTATTCGTTTTACCTCACCAACAAGGATCTGCGAACATGGGGCAACCGCTTCAAGGCCGCTGCTTATTCTTATATCGGTCCGTTCAACTTGAAGGCCGGCTACAGCCGAAATGACTTGCACCAGCGTCCCAACTTGGAATTCAGCCGCCCTTATCGCTATAGTGATCGCGAGTGGTCGGAGGAGGTCGATTTCGGCCGCGATTCCAGCCTGTTTTTGACCGCTTATGGCCGCTTCAAGCAATTGCAGTACGATGAAGCTCTATATGCGGATGCCTATAATTTAGCCGATCGTCTTGATCATCATGAAAATACGTTCGGCTTGCGGCTGAACAAGGTCGTTTTCACCCGCACCCTCCTCTTCATCAACTACGAATTGACCAATTACGTCTTTACGGCCGGCAGCGAGCGCGACAGCAGGGCCCAGGGAATGTATCTTGGCGCCCAATTCCCCGAGATGGGCATGCTGCAGGGAAGTTTCCAGATCGGCATGAACCAGTTCGACCCCGGCAATCCCCTTTACAAGAGCGTGAGTCGACCATCGGGCCGCGGCGACGTCCATCTGACCTTGATGGAGCGCCTGCGCATCAGCGTGTTTTACGAACTGCAGACCTATTTTTCCTATTATTCCAACGATTTATTTTACAACAACCAGAGTTTTGGCGGCGGCGCCGAATTGTACCTGACCAGCTTTCTGAAAGGCGGGGCCACCTACCAAGATGGTCGGCTCAAATATTTTTCTTTTCTCGATTTGCAGCTCCAACGCAGCGACCGCGTGCGCCAGCAGCGTTATTACTTGGCCGTCCCCCTTTTTGGCAGCATGTCGCTGGGCTTTGCCTATAACATCTATCGCC contains the following coding sequences:
- a CDS encoding carboxypeptidase-like regulatory domain-containing protein, with protein sequence MKQNWLKQVSMMVLLSFIIAILPQFSLAEETVGKLHGFVYGSDGKKPLADAVVLIRETVSQRVFQSEKSKKSGAYEIINILPGIYSVGIQYNGKDYNVDVLLKIEPKKQMACITLPKVEEKPGYLIHCKSPKCFFITPCGWALVAGVTAGVTYGIIKIVEKQTSPTGI